One region of Suncus etruscus isolate mSunEtr1 chromosome 5, mSunEtr1.pri.cur, whole genome shotgun sequence genomic DNA includes:
- the C5H2orf88 gene encoding small membrane A-kinase anchor protein produces MGCMKSKQTFLIPKILESEKQNASKESFILDDKFLSKKPFPVCVKEEVNEPSKANAITNFAQHLSQKIVSEAMQQWASNNIKYQDIPYIESDGQ; encoded by the coding sequence ATGGGCTGCATGAAATCAAAGCAGACTTTCCTGATTCCCAAAATACTTGAGAGTGAGAAGCAGAATGCAAGTAAAGAAAGCTTTATATTGGATGACAAATTTCTCTCCAAGAAGCCTTTTCCAGTTTGTGTCAAAGAAGAAGTGAATGAACCCTCAAAGGCCAATGCGATCACCAATTTTGCACAACACCTGTCCCAAAAAATCGTAAGCGAAGCCATGCAACAGTGGGCAAGCAACAACATCAAGTACCAGGACATCCCATACATTGAGAGTGACGGGCAGTAA